In the Terriglobales bacterium genome, CAAGACGTGCCGCAGGGTGTGGCCGCTGACCGAGTGGCAGACCTCCTCGGCCAGGTTCTTGGCGTGGTCGCCGGCGCGCTCCAGGGCCTGCGCCATAAACAGCACCTGCAGGCTTTCCTGGGCCACGCCTTCCCCGCCCTCCACGTGGCGGATGTAGATGAGGTTGCGCAGGCGGTCGATCTCGGCGTCGGCG is a window encoding:
- a CDS encoding PhoU domain-containing protein, encoding ADAEIDRLRNLIYIRHVEGGEGVAQESLQVLFMAQALERAGDHAKNLAEEVCHSVSGHTLRHVLRSQNQSSEQLYLRWLREQQPRRA